The Tachyglossus aculeatus isolate mTacAcu1 chromosome 22, mTacAcu1.pri, whole genome shotgun sequence genome window below encodes:
- the TMEM109 gene encoding transmembrane protein 109: MTPRGSRCPRMWPARPGTGPLLVTFILLAAAPASPQHDFPSAGRQKANVPPDFLSQAGRSVRETLEAWIGPETWSLVAETLTQVLWAISSAISVAFFALSGISAQLLNALGLNGDYLTEGLQLSPGQVQTFLLWGAGALVAYWLLSLLLGLVLAVLGRILWGLKLALFLAGFVAVVRTVPEPSARAVALLGLLTLYALLGRLSGGGASGAARLEAKVRGLERQLEELRWRQRKATKASRNAEE, translated from the exons ATGACTCCACGGGGCAGCCGGTGCCCGAGGATGTGGCCGGCGCGGCCGGGGACCGGGCCGCTCCTGGTGACCTTCATCCTACTGGCCGCGGCCCCGGCGAGCCCCCAGCACGACTTTCCCTCCGCCGGGCGGCAGAAAGCGAACGTCCCTCCTGACTTCCTGTCGCAGGCGGGGCGGTCCGTCCGGGAGACCCTGGAGGCCTGGATCGGGCCGGAGACCTGGAGCTTGGTGGCCGAG aCCCTGACTCAGGTACTGTGGGCCATATCTTCTGCCATTTCCGTGGCTTTCTTTGCATTATCCGGGATCTCTGCCCAGCTCCTCAATGCCCTGGGGCTCAACG gggacTACTTGACCGAAGGCCTGCAGCTGAGCCCCGGGCAAGTGCAGACCTTCCTTCTGTGGGGGGCGGGAGCCTTGGTGGCCTACTGGCTGCTGTCCCTGCTCCTGGGGTTAGTGCTGGCCGTGCTGGGCCGGATCCTGTGGGGGCTGAAGCTGGCACTCTTCCTGGCGGGCTTCGTGGCGGTGGTGCGGACGGTGCCGGAGCCCTCGGCGCGTGCCGTGGCGCTGCTGGGGCTGCTGACGCTGTACGCCCTGCTCGGCCGGCTGAGCGGCGGCGGGGCCTCGGGTGCCGCGCGGCTGGAGGCCAAGGTGCGCGGCCTGGAGCGCCagctggaggagctgcgatggcgtcaGCGGAAGGCCACCAAGGCCTCCAGGAACGCCGAAGAGTGA